The proteins below are encoded in one region of Clostridium estertheticum:
- a CDS encoding tetratricopeptide repeat protein, protein MNEYQIIPPIKNEYDFEELITDLFNEIYNTNEFYLFGRKGQSQKGIDVLGNKNTKLVIQCKEKDITILEAKNREALIADINKDVEKARQLLFKFNKLIFASTYKDDAVLQEHVRKLSECESFEIEYWGWGRISKKIVMYKSLLTKYYPNMFKGELRQLTPNPPKKKGFIGRDQELKELKELNLKSNVTLILNGMGGIGKTELAKEFYWNEYTAKSYDHFGWIDYNQNLKFSVLNQLKVGIEFEDKESDEGRFRKVIEQLNLLEGTTLLVIDNYESDKTNDDDILLNSFSSNIKVILTSREVIQSFEELRLGFLSENKCCELFYQYYKGEHNDEKLNQIIKLSGYHTLSIELLAKTAEEGDYSIDALLKLIIELGFNLNDIISDSVEHEKKYDLLFNHIRNLFVFVNIGECEKFILTNLSVLSSEFIERNVINTWLELDNNNEINKLIQKGWLDSAKIDNKTVIKCHHIIQEIVRLEFPPSSEVCKVLMKNLAIELKCEPWENRLEKSKFLNHALSVLKYIDEETFETGSILTNLSLLYNSIGDFNTALAYLMKAKKICEFFLDKDDYRLAIVYHNLSTVFISSGNMEKAKEYILISKEICEKIYDGNDPELATTYGNLSIVYQEIGNLEEALKYGLKSKEINEQLYGQNDPSLAIIYSNLTLIYQTRGDFEKALDYGLKSKEIKEKFFVNNQLSLGVAYINLSLVYRDKDELGEAIKYGEMAKEIYELICTSSHPSLVKQYTNLSIMYFGTGDLETALKYGLLSKNIGEEIYDEDNIVLSRIYSNLSAVYNSKKEFEIAVEYSLKDKKICEEKYNKKHPLLATTYNNLSMLYYELKDFEQALKYGMMAKEIREEILPKNHYLLATTYNNLSLIFEDYKNLNKALEYGLKCKDIFEKIYKPSHISLATTYFNLASMYLSKTDINNAIIYFEKSRKVYEMSIYKKNANLKNVYYVLSSLYRVKANEKNAEFFNEKFKQFR, encoded by the coding sequence ATGAATGAATATCAGATAATACCGCCAATTAAGAATGAATATGATTTTGAAGAACTTATTACAGATTTATTTAACGAGATATATAATACAAATGAATTTTATTTATTTGGGAGAAAAGGTCAGAGCCAGAAAGGGATAGATGTTCTGGGAAATAAGAACACGAAATTGGTTATACAGTGCAAGGAAAAAGATATTACTATTTTAGAAGCAAAAAATCGAGAGGCTTTAATTGCAGATATTAATAAAGATGTAGAAAAAGCTAGACAACTATTGTTTAAGTTTAATAAGCTAATATTTGCGTCTACATATAAGGATGATGCAGTACTTCAAGAACACGTGCGAAAACTTTCAGAGTGCGAAAGCTTTGAAATTGAATATTGGGGATGGGGTCGCATATCAAAAAAAATAGTAATGTATAAGTCACTGTTAACAAAATATTACCCGAATATGTTTAAGGGAGAATTACGACAGTTAACACCTAATCCTCCCAAAAAGAAAGGTTTTATTGGTAGGGATCAAGAGCTAAAAGAGCTGAAAGAATTGAATTTAAAATCAAATGTTACATTGATTTTAAATGGTATGGGTGGTATTGGCAAAACAGAGTTGGCTAAAGAATTTTACTGGAATGAATATACTGCTAAATCTTATGACCATTTTGGATGGATTGATTATAACCAAAATTTGAAATTTTCAGTGCTTAATCAATTAAAGGTAGGAATTGAATTTGAAGATAAGGAATCCGATGAAGGAAGATTTAGAAAAGTTATAGAGCAACTGAATTTATTAGAGGGAACAACCTTATTGGTAATAGATAATTATGAATCTGATAAAACCAATGATGATGATATTTTGCTGAATAGTTTTAGTAGTAATATTAAAGTGATTTTAACTTCAAGAGAAGTTATTCAGAGTTTTGAAGAATTAAGGCTAGGGTTCTTAAGTGAAAATAAGTGTTGTGAATTATTTTATCAATATTACAAAGGTGAGCACAATGATGAAAAATTAAATCAAATAATAAAGTTATCTGGATATCATACATTGAGTATTGAATTGCTTGCAAAGACAGCAGAGGAGGGCGACTATAGCATCGACGCATTATTAAAGTTGATTATTGAACTCGGATTTAATCTAAATGATATAATATCAGATTCAGTTGAGCATGAAAAGAAATATGATTTATTATTTAATCATATCCGCAATCTATTTGTGTTTGTAAATATAGGAGAATGTGAAAAATTTATTTTGACCAATTTATCGGTTTTGTCATCAGAATTCATTGAAAGAAATGTTATCAACACTTGGTTAGAACTGGATAATAATAATGAAATAAATAAATTAATTCAAAAAGGTTGGTTGGATAGTGCGAAAATAGATAACAAAACAGTGATAAAATGTCATCATATTATTCAAGAAATTGTAAGGCTTGAGTTTCCACCTTCAAGTGAAGTATGTAAGGTATTGATGAAAAATTTGGCTATTGAATTAAAATGTGAACCTTGGGAGAATAGGCTAGAGAAATCAAAATTTTTAAACCATGCTTTAAGTGTATTGAAGTATATAGATGAGGAAACTTTTGAAACTGGGAGTATATTAACAAATTTGTCCCTTCTATATAATTCTATTGGAGATTTTAATACAGCGTTAGCGTATTTAATGAAAGCTAAAAAAATTTGTGAGTTTTTTTTAGATAAAGATGATTATAGGTTAGCTATAGTTTATCACAATTTATCAACTGTGTTTATTAGTTCAGGAAATATGGAGAAAGCGAAAGAATATATATTAATATCTAAAGAGATTTGTGAAAAAATATATGATGGTAATGATCCAGAGTTGGCGACGACATATGGTAATTTATCAATTGTATATCAAGAAATAGGTAACTTGGAAGAAGCTTTAAAATACGGATTGAAATCTAAGGAAATTAATGAACAACTGTATGGACAAAATGATCCATCACTGGCAATAATATATAGTAATTTAACATTAATTTATCAAACGAGAGGAGATTTTGAAAAGGCATTAGATTATGGATTAAAATCAAAAGAAATAAAGGAAAAGTTTTTTGTAAATAATCAATTATCATTAGGGGTAGCATATATTAATCTTTCATTGGTATATAGAGATAAAGATGAGTTAGGTGAGGCAATAAAATATGGAGAGATGGCGAAAGAGATTTACGAATTAATTTGTACTAGCAGCCATCCTAGTTTAGTAAAACAATATACTAATTTATCTATAATGTACTTTGGAACTGGTGATTTAGAAACTGCGTTAAAGTACGGGTTATTGTCTAAAAATATTGGTGAAGAAATATATGATGAAGATAATATAGTATTATCTAGAATTTATAGCAACCTATCTGCAGTGTACAATAGTAAGAAAGAATTTGAAATAGCAGTGGAGTATTCATTGAAGGATAAAAAAATATGTGAAGAAAAATATAATAAAAAACATCCTCTATTAGCGACCACATATAATAATTTGTCTATGTTATATTATGAGTTGAAAGATTTCGAACAAGCCCTAAAGTATGGAATGATGGCTAAAGAAATTAGAGAAGAGATACTACCCAAAAATCATTATCTATTAGCAACAACATACAATAATTTATCCTTAATTTTTGAAGATTATAAAAACTTAAATAAAGCTTTAGAATATGGCTTAAAATGCAAAGACATATTTGAAAAGATATATAAACCCTCTCACATATCATTAGCAACAACCTACTTTAATTTGGCGTCAATGTACTTAAGTAAAACTGATATTAATAATGCAATTATATATTTTGAAAAATCAAGAAAAGTATATGAAATGTCAATATATAAAAAGAATGCCAATTTAAAAAACGTGTATTATGTTTTAAGTTCTTTGTATAGAGTCAAAGCTAATGAGAAAAATGCAGAGTTTTTTAATGAAAAATTCAAACAATTCAGGTAA
- a CDS encoding ribbon-helix-helix domain-containing protein codes for MLYKKPGRPTDSVKDSLLKVRVDIDTLQALDDIAKKTQKNRSELIREILPIISSKDYENMISTSSLQRLEQYSVACNDYFENPNLKINVKDVSSNFPAFVDTIAPSPILYIKYPTYKIRILITSYNSTTNILEPLFKNIDGMSTIYLTQCFQFQTNQSQPKITFFPELMCLKSNLEENTTLKNVICSILMQNNIQYEVWPAYSIVGKNVTILNEDNQSYIINT; via the coding sequence ATGCTTTATAAAAAACCCGGACGCCCCACTGATTCTGTAAAAGATAGCTTGCTTAAAGTAAGAGTTGATATCGACACGCTCCAAGCACTTGACGATATAGCAAAAAAAACTCAGAAAAATCGTTCAGAACTAATCCGTGAGATTTTACCAATTATTTCAAGTAAAGATTATGAAAATATGATTTCCACAAGTTCATTACAAAGATTGGAACAGTATTCAGTAGCTTGCAATGATTATTTTGAAAATCCAAATTTAAAAATAAATGTTAAAGATGTATCTTCTAATTTTCCAGCCTTTGTTGATACAATTGCACCCAGTCCTATACTATACATCAAATACCCAACTTACAAAATTCGTATTTTAATCACTAGTTATAATTCGACTACTAATATTCTTGAACCGTTGTTTAAAAATATTGATGGTATGTCAACTATATATTTAACACAATGCTTCCAATTTCAAACAAATCAATCACAACCAAAAATAACCTTTTTCCCTGAATTAATGTGTTTAAAATCAAATTTGGAAGAAAATACAACTTTGAAAAATGTAATTTGCTCCATTTTGATGCAAAATAATATTCAATATGAAGTTTGGCCTGCTTATAGTATTGTTGGAAAAAATGTAACGATATTGAACGAAGATAATCAGTCATACATTATAAATACCTAG
- a CDS encoding epoxyqueuosine reductase, producing METIEQIIQKKAYELGYEKCGIIPINLMEGYAEKFEERMQKVPESRPFYQSQQRLVNPLEVYPWAKSVVVFTSSYGKYRIPKEVKGHIAKSYLFDVRVDTNTKEYQNNRALEKYLQELGLKVGTNQKFGVVGMRWAAMQAKIGIIRRNNFLYTESGSWVHLEAWVTDREMELKETNNISQCPKGCNRCMASCPTKSLSDPYTMLPNTCISFLTTFGGRNLHQEPLSKTFGDCIYGCDICQDACPMNAGKLKGVDEFPGLAELAPELTPENILNMEEDFYREKVQPKFFYLSPEELWKWKVDVLNYMRNNYTESYKPLIINACKNKNEKICEMANSICNELCLQ from the coding sequence ATGGAAACAATTGAACAAATCATTCAAAAAAAAGCTTACGAATTGGGCTATGAAAAATGTGGTATTATTCCAATTAATTTGATGGAAGGTTATGCTGAAAAATTTGAGGAGCGCATGCAAAAAGTTCCGGAATCCAGGCCATTTTATCAAAGTCAGCAGCGCCTAGTTAATCCGCTGGAGGTATATCCATGGGCAAAATCTGTGGTAGTATTTACATCATCGTACGGAAAATACAGAATTCCAAAAGAGGTAAAGGGACACATTGCTAAGTCGTATTTATTTGATGTACGTGTAGATACAAATACAAAAGAATATCAAAATAATCGTGCATTAGAAAAGTACCTGCAGGAACTTGGTTTAAAGGTAGGAACCAATCAGAAATTTGGAGTAGTGGGAATGCGTTGGGCAGCTATGCAGGCTAAAATCGGGATAATTCGCAGAAATAATTTCTTATACACAGAGTCTGGTTCATGGGTTCATCTTGAAGCCTGGGTCACTGACCGAGAAATGGAGTTAAAAGAAACAAATAATATTTCTCAGTGTCCAAAAGGATGCAATCGTTGCATGGCATCCTGTCCAACAAAATCTCTTTCTGATCCATATACCATGCTGCCAAATACCTGCATTTCTTTCCTCACAACATTTGGCGGACGTAATCTGCATCAGGAACCATTAAGTAAAACCTTCGGAGACTGCATTTATGGATGCGATATTTGTCAAGATGCGTGTCCTATGAACGCGGGAAAGTTGAAGGGGGTGGATGAATTTCCAGGTCTTGCAGAATTGGCTCCTGAATTAACTCCTGAAAATATTTTAAATATGGAGGAAGATTTTTATCGTGAGAAAGTTCAGCCAAAATTTTTCTATTTATCACCAGAAGAACTTTGGAAATGGAAAGTAGATGTATTAAATTATATGCGTAATAACTATACGGAAAGTTATAAGCCACTTATTATAAATGCATGTAAAAACAAAAATGAAAAAATATGTGAAATGGCGAACTCAATTTGCAATGAACTTTGTTTACAATAA
- a CDS encoding AAA family ATPase, which yields MKLIIITKVTIDNFKIYRHQEFIFGYKKVVFLTGANGFGKTTLIDAIEWCLTGNISRVKKCYGERNTKQTEIDRAENKKGIIKNSDSGKEDIVKIIMTLEIDNKEVKVFREQKEDSLYVETELKYEGDVSLEIDSLIKLFIANDKFYKYHVCDIYKSHNFLNSSRQEIKNEFSDFIKPQPLADNFNKKLMELQVIISNNVNSLKTSKTSQVKIDTEKKELESIITELESVDYPQIKFYEEEDLSIGNDGIEKVREQLGNIRICGYNIVESKIPEIISYYEAKEKDKNLDELIEIVNIKESDLHIAIENSYYDVKILEDTKIKIKDNYDEITNVKNSKKISDIDITAEIYSEIEANLIIMKDSILDIELKLHKKQSDIMDKEKGNEIITALSNLVVNKEGIIKYRNEENKKCPLCGSDEKFIKISKTTDLAVEAEIYLNKNKSNLANMKKDEKESIENINIKFEEFKQYINEHINEILKVNEGEKTNFNEYYKKTKDFFDKLKKANISIDENYKKNIKESKAETIKQLKNEKFVKSDLEMIKNIITVIDYKADLDNIRISSLKKMQIDMKQLCNVQLLVSNFTFKQFNQKLLFITNILNNSKIHKKELLIKKYIDDNTFIDNEITELNMYNEKTKKISGEIDKKRSVIEKLELEAVGPYLYKIFTKVIKHTAIRNINFKRDSSRVAGGATFTDQSGNNILNTFSQGQLGVFMLSYFFANMFKRNEETPFKTYFIDDVTSCMDDMNILSFVDIIKYQLYQNDGVINQFFFSTCNGDLEKLFLHKMKSFNIEYINYKFNSYARGEVFDMDNKVEYFGIN from the coding sequence GTGAAATTGATAATAATAACTAAAGTAACTATAGATAATTTTAAAATATATAGACATCAAGAATTTATATTTGGTTATAAGAAGGTAGTTTTTCTTACAGGTGCGAATGGATTTGGGAAAACAACCCTAATTGATGCGATCGAGTGGTGCTTAACTGGAAATATTTCACGAGTTAAGAAATGCTATGGGGAAAGAAATACAAAGCAGACTGAGATAGATAGAGCAGAAAATAAGAAAGGGATTATTAAAAATAGTGACAGTGGTAAAGAAGATATAGTAAAGATAATAATGACTTTAGAAATAGACAATAAAGAGGTAAAAGTTTTTAGAGAGCAGAAGGAAGATAGTTTGTATGTAGAAACGGAATTAAAGTATGAAGGAGATGTTTCACTTGAGATAGATTCATTGATTAAACTATTTATAGCAAATGATAAATTTTATAAATACCATGTATGTGATATTTATAAATCTCACAATTTTTTAAATAGTAGTAGGCAGGAGATTAAAAATGAATTTTCGGATTTTATTAAACCACAACCGCTTGCGGATAACTTTAATAAGAAGTTAATGGAACTACAAGTTATAATATCAAATAATGTTAATTCTCTAAAAACAAGTAAAACATCACAAGTAAAAATTGATACTGAAAAAAAAGAACTTGAATCTATTATAACTGAGTTGGAATCTGTTGACTATCCTCAAATTAAATTTTATGAAGAGGAAGATTTAAGTATTGGAAATGATGGTATTGAAAAGGTAAGAGAACAATTAGGTAATATTAGAATATGTGGATATAATATAGTTGAATCAAAAATCCCAGAGATTATTTCATATTATGAAGCAAAAGAAAAAGACAAGAATCTTGACGAATTGATAGAAATTGTTAATATTAAAGAAAGCGATTTACATATTGCAATTGAAAATTCATACTATGATGTTAAAATACTTGAAGATACTAAGATTAAGATAAAAGATAATTATGATGAAATAACAAATGTGAAAAATTCGAAAAAAATTTCTGATATAGATATTACTGCAGAAATCTATTCTGAAATAGAGGCTAATTTAATAATAATGAAGGATTCAATATTAGATATTGAACTAAAATTACATAAGAAGCAATCCGATATAATGGACAAAGAAAAAGGAAATGAAATTATTACTGCTTTATCAAATTTAGTTGTAAATAAAGAAGGAATTATTAAATATCGAAATGAAGAAAATAAGAAATGTCCTCTTTGTGGTTCTGATGAAAAATTCATTAAAATATCAAAAACTACTGATCTTGCAGTAGAAGCAGAAATTTATCTTAATAAAAATAAGTCGAATTTGGCAAATATGAAAAAAGATGAAAAAGAAAGTATAGAAAATATTAATATAAAATTTGAGGAATTTAAGCAATATATAAATGAACACATTAATGAGATATTAAAAGTAAATGAAGGGGAGAAGACAAATTTCAATGAATATTATAAAAAGACAAAGGACTTTTTTGATAAACTTAAAAAAGCAAATATATCTATTGATGAAAACTATAAAAAAAATATAAAGGAAAGTAAGGCTGAAACAATAAAACAACTTAAAAATGAAAAATTTGTTAAATCTGATTTAGAGATGATTAAAAATATTATTACAGTTATTGATTATAAGGCCGATTTAGATAATATAAGAATAAGTTCATTGAAAAAAATGCAGATAGACATGAAGCAACTTTGCAATGTACAGCTTTTAGTATCAAATTTTACTTTTAAACAATTTAATCAAAAGCTATTATTTATTACTAATATATTGAATAATAGTAAGATACATAAAAAAGAGTTGCTGATTAAAAAGTATATTGATGATAATACATTTATTGACAATGAAATTACTGAATTAAATATGTATAATGAGAAGACTAAAAAAATCAGTGGTGAAATTGATAAAAAAAGGTCAGTTATTGAAAAATTGGAACTGGAAGCTGTGGGACCTTATTTGTATAAGATTTTTACAAAGGTGATTAAACATACTGCCATAAGAAATATTAACTTTAAAAGAGATTCTTCAAGGGTCGCAGGTGGAGCAACATTTACAGATCAAAGTGGCAATAATATCCTTAATACATTTAGTCAAGGTCAGCTTGGGGTGTTTATGTTATCATATTTTTTTGCTAATATGTTTAAGCGTAACGAAGAAACTCCATTTAAAACGTACTTCATTGATGATGTAACTAGCTGTATGGATGATATGAATATTCTATCCTTTGTTGATATAATAAAATATCAGCTTTATCAAAATGACGGAGTAATAAATCAGTTTTTCTTTTCAACTTGTAATGGTGATTTGGAAAAACTATTTTTACACAAAATGAAAAGCTTTAATATTGAATACATCAACTATAAATTTAACTCCTACGCAAGAGGGGAGGTATTTGATATGGATAATAAGGTTGAGTATTTTGGAATTAACTAG
- a CDS encoding potassium channel family protein — protein sequence MKFSKSRKYKEEFNIKIDLSNKTLSEYCRNIKSNQVGQHKIKINQWNCDIVRNQDFNIGNKAKLIKILSSDANDFKKTVCFINCKFSGLDVLLIDVDVIFYFECEFNRFKMNFTEDKIIYNETRIYILNSLCKGLFLFNYHKLFFFYCDELANTKYAETQILNLVSCSQSMIIVLNHLSNSTGLTLEKSENIECIFVADDKLIILRDEESSHFREFYFDLEFKKGAIRTFVVATKQYYQYLRGKNDEKKFLYYELYNYLDLISTYGANKLSKKIFWYTTGYFINPQRIILNCILIILCSSILYLYFGFEIVGIRTVSYNFRIGFNWSLDDYLQSVYLSVITFTTVGYGNIVPKGFGEVVASIEMLLGATYIGIFTGTIFKRYVD from the coding sequence TTGAAATTTAGTAAAAGCAGGAAATATAAAGAAGAATTCAATATAAAAATCGATTTAAGCAATAAGACACTAAGTGAGTATTGCAGGAATATTAAATCAAATCAAGTAGGGCAGCACAAGATAAAAATTAATCAATGGAACTGCGATATAGTTAGAAATCAAGATTTTAATATTGGGAATAAAGCAAAGTTAATAAAAATATTATCCTCAGATGCAAATGATTTTAAAAAGACAGTATGTTTTATAAATTGTAAATTCAGTGGGTTAGACGTTTTATTAATAGATGTAGATGTTATATTTTATTTTGAATGCGAATTTAATCGATTTAAAATGAACTTTACTGAAGATAAAATCATTTATAATGAAACTAGAATTTATATCTTGAATTCTCTTTGTAAAGGCCTATTCTTATTCAATTATCATAAGCTTTTTTTCTTTTATTGTGATGAACTGGCTAATACTAAATATGCAGAAACACAGATACTAAACTTAGTTAGTTGCTCACAATCAATGATTATAGTCTTAAATCATTTATCCAATTCAACTGGGTTGACTTTAGAAAAATCTGAAAATATTGAGTGCATTTTTGTAGCAGATGATAAACTTATTATCTTGAGAGATGAAGAGTCTTCACACTTCAGAGAGTTTTATTTTGATTTAGAATTTAAGAAAGGAGCAATTAGAACATTTGTAGTTGCTACTAAACAATATTATCAATATTTAAGAGGAAAGAATGACGAAAAAAAGTTTTTGTATTATGAATTATATAATTACCTAGATTTAATTTCAACATATGGAGCTAACAAATTATCAAAAAAAATCTTCTGGTATACAACGGGATATTTTATTAATCCTCAACGGATAATATTAAATTGTATACTAATTATTTTATGTTCGTCAATTCTGTACCTATATTTTGGTTTTGAAATAGTTGGTATTAGAACAGTCAGTTATAATTTTAGAATTGGATTCAATTGGTCATTAGATGATTATCTGCAATCGGTATATTTATCAGTAATAACTTTTACAACAGTTGGATATGGAAATATTGTACCAAAGGGTTTCGGAGAGGTTGTGGCTAGTATAGAAATGTTGTTGGGGGCTACATACATTGGTATCTTTACAGGGACGATTTTTAAGAGATATGTAGATTAA
- the topB gene encoding DNA topoisomerase III: MLGLNVTRALTCKYNAQLSAGRVQTPTLALIVERENEIKKFIPKDYWTVNGKVNDFTVHWSSKNGDSRTFDKQKAEDVAAKVNNQMGKVVELNKASKKELPPLAYDLTELQRDANRKFGYSAKQTLNLMQRLYENHKILSYPRTDSRHITTDIVPTLLDRLKSIAIGPYEKFARSIIKGRIHTTSRLVDNSKVSDHHAIIPTEQHVDLSSLNREEKNIYDLVVKRFLEVLSLPFEYEQTTLVINVKGESFSAKGKIVKSKGWREISSSGDGEDKDQSLPPINKGEDVKLTSVRSVNEKTKPPARYNEATLLTAMEHPGKNIEDDSLREALDNTSGLGTPATRADVIEKLFNTFYMERKGKDIHPTSKGIQLIGLVPKDLKSPELTAKWEKQLQLIGKGKANSMSFVKEMREYASKLVGNVVASTEAYKHDNATRVKCPDCGKNLLEVSGKRGKMLVCPDRDCGYRKGVSQMSNARCPTCHKKMEIRGDGDNKIFVCGCGYREKLSAFNKRRESEKSALNKKDVSRFLNQQNKKDEPVNSGNSAMAEAFAKLNLK; this comes from the coding sequence TTGTTAGGACTTAATGTTACAAGGGCTTTAACTTGTAAATATAATGCTCAATTATCAGCAGGAAGAGTTCAAACACCAACATTAGCGCTTATTGTTGAAAGAGAAAATGAAATAAAGAAATTTATTCCGAAGGATTACTGGACAGTAAATGGAAAGGTAAATGATTTTACAGTTCATTGGTCAAGTAAAAATGGAGACTCACGTACATTTGATAAGCAAAAGGCAGAAGATGTCGCAGCTAAAGTAAATAATCAAATGGGAAAAGTAGTTGAGTTAAACAAGGCTTCTAAAAAAGAACTTCCACCACTTGCATATGATTTAACAGAGCTTCAAAGAGATGCAAATAGAAAATTTGGATATTCTGCAAAACAAACTCTTAATTTAATGCAGAGATTATATGAAAATCATAAGATATTATCTTATCCAAGAACAGATTCAAGGCATATTACTACAGATATTGTACCTACATTACTTGATAGGTTAAAGAGCATAGCTATAGGACCATATGAGAAATTCGCAAGAAGCATAATAAAAGGTAGGATACATACTACAAGTAGACTAGTAGATAATAGCAAGGTATCAGATCATCATGCTATAATTCCAACAGAGCAGCATGTAGATTTATCAAGTTTAAATAGAGAAGAGAAAAATATTTATGACCTAGTTGTAAAAAGGTTCTTAGAAGTATTAAGCTTACCTTTTGAGTATGAACAAACCACTTTAGTTATAAATGTTAAGGGTGAAAGCTTTTCTGCAAAAGGTAAAATAGTTAAATCAAAGGGATGGAGAGAAATAAGCAGTTCAGGTGATGGAGAAGATAAGGATCAATCACTTCCACCAATTAATAAGGGGGAAGATGTTAAACTTACTTCAGTTAGGTCTGTTAATGAGAAGACTAAGCCACCTGCTAGATATAATGAGGCAACATTACTTACAGCAATGGAGCATCCAGGAAAGAATATAGAGGATGATAGTTTAAGGGAAGCTTTAGACAACACATCAGGACTTGGAACTCCAGCAACTAGGGCAGATGTAATTGAAAAACTGTTTAATACCTTCTATATGGAGAGAAAAGGCAAGGATATTCATCCAACTTCAAAAGGAATACAGTTAATAGGTTTAGTTCCAAAGGATTTAAAATCACCAGAGCTTACAGCTAAATGGGAAAAACAACTACAACTTATTGGTAAAGGAAAAGCTAATTCTATGAGTTTCGTAAAAGAAATGAGAGAATATGCATCAAAACTTGTAGGTAACGTTGTAGCATCTACAGAAGCATATAAGCATGATAACGCAACAAGGGTAAAATGCCCTGACTGTGGCAAGAATCTTCTTGAGGTTAGCGGTAAAAGAGGTAAAATGCTAGTTTGCCCAGATAGAGACTGCGGATATCGTAAGGGAGTTTCACAAATGTCTAATGCTCGCTGTCCTACTTGCCATAAGAAAATGGAAATTAGGGGCGATGGAGACAATAAGATATTTGTTTGTGGTTGCGGATATAGAGAAAAACTATCAGCATTTAACAAACGTCGAGAATCAGAAAAAAGTGCTTTAAATAAAAAAGATGTCAGTAGATTCTTAAATCAGCAGAATAAGAAAGATGAACCTGTCAATTCTGGAAATTCTGCTATGGCTGAGGCTTTTGCGAAACTTAATTTAAAATAA
- a CDS encoding restriction endonuclease translates to MEDVSFEESEKVWECDTCRWWEHSLYSYMDDQHKYQQFKDWENKINSAILKKFGLNSKEVTIITLRKYISENNDYIYNIKDKKMEELVASVFKEHYNCDVRLVEKSNDGGVDLILIQSGKSTIVQVKRRTVAEKVESVKEIGELLGATMLAESRNCIFVTTVNHFSKDAIKSKQLAISKEIEN, encoded by the coding sequence GTGGAAGATGTATCATTTGAAGAAAGTGAGAAGGTGTGGGAATGTGATACATGCAGATGGTGGGAGCATTCTTTATATTCTTATATGGATGATCAGCATAAATACCAACAATTCAAGGATTGGGAAAATAAAATAAATAGTGCTATATTAAAAAAATTTGGACTTAACTCAAAAGAAGTAACAATTATTACTTTGAGAAAATATATTTCCGAAAACAATGATTATATTTACAATATAAAGGATAAAAAAATGGAAGAACTAGTAGCTTCAGTGTTTAAAGAACATTATAATTGTGATGTTAGGTTAGTTGAAAAATCTAATGATGGAGGTGTAGATCTTATACTTATTCAATCGGGAAAGTCTACTATTGTTCAAGTGAAAAGAAGGACTGTTGCCGAAAAAGTAGAATCAGTAAAAGAAATTGGGGAGTTATTGGGAGCAACAATGCTTGCAGAAAGTAGAAATTGTATATTTGTAACAACTGTCAATCACTTTTCAAAAGATGCTATAAAGTCAAAACAATTGGCAATAAGTAAAGAGATAGAGAACTAA